Proteins found in one Chlamydia pneumoniae TW-183 genomic segment:
- a CDS encoding putative Na+/H+ antiporter: MILPPYSYSLKIGAAVLFFCSILHTFLTPWLYTLCQSYEHKKLVFPECWKRYARLSELFRILSRVEIVFFLWAVPLFFWFLYTEGYRISMAYFNSRNYGFAVFIMVILILLESRPIVYFAELVLSSIAKLGKTSPKSWWWTLMIAPPLLSCLLKETGAMIIGATLLMRHFYVFSPSRRFAYATMGLLFSNISIGGLTSYVSSRALFLIFPALKWEHSFFLSHFAWKAIVAILISTTIYYFIFRKEFKKFPDIPSDKDPSVEKVPWWIICVNIIFVGSIILSRSTPLFMGALLLFYLGFQKFTIFYQDPINLSKVCYVGLFYAGLVVFGDLQEWWVLNLMQGLSDFGYMTVSYTLSIFLDNALVNYLVHNLSVATDCYHYLVVAGCMAAGGLTLVSNIPNIVGYLILRSAFPSSTIHMGWLFLGALGPSIISLGVFWLLKNVPEFLYCFFR; the protein is encoded by the coding sequence ATGATCCTGCCTCCATACTCTTATTCTTTGAAAATAGGCGCCGCAGTGCTCTTTTTTTGTTCCATACTGCACACATTTCTGACTCCCTGGCTCTACACTCTATGTCAGTCTTACGAACATAAAAAACTTGTTTTCCCAGAATGCTGGAAACGCTATGCCCGGTTGTCAGAACTCTTCAGAATCCTAAGTAGAGTAGAAATTGTATTTTTCTTGTGGGCAGTACCCTTGTTCTTCTGGTTTCTATATACCGAAGGATACAGGATTTCCATGGCCTATTTTAATAGTAGAAATTATGGATTCGCTGTCTTCATTATGGTGATCCTCATTTTACTAGAGTCCCGCCCTATAGTATATTTCGCAGAACTTGTGCTCTCCTCAATTGCAAAATTAGGAAAAACCTCTCCCAAATCCTGGTGGTGGACATTGATGATCGCACCACCACTTCTCTCCTGTCTCCTTAAAGAAACAGGAGCTATGATTATCGGTGCGACTCTACTTATGAGACATTTTTATGTTTTTTCTCCGTCAAGACGCTTCGCATACGCTACTATGGGACTTCTGTTTTCTAATATTTCCATAGGAGGACTCACAAGCTATGTATCCTCAAGAGCTCTCTTCCTTATCTTTCCTGCACTAAAATGGGAACACTCGTTTTTTCTTTCCCACTTCGCATGGAAAGCTATCGTCGCTATCCTAATCTCTACAACAATCTATTATTTTATCTTTCGAAAAGAATTTAAAAAGTTCCCAGATATCCCTAGTGACAAAGATCCTAGCGTTGAAAAAGTGCCCTGGTGGATCATCTGTGTTAATATTATTTTTGTCGGTTCTATAATATTATCACGATCCACACCCTTGTTCATGGGAGCTCTACTACTCTTTTACTTAGGGTTTCAGAAGTTCACTATCTTTTATCAAGATCCAATCAACCTTTCCAAGGTATGCTACGTAGGACTTTTTTATGCCGGATTGGTAGTCTTCGGAGATCTTCAAGAATGGTGGGTGCTGAATCTAATGCAAGGTCTGTCAGATTTCGGATACATGACAGTTTCCTATACGCTGTCCATATTCTTAGATAATGCACTTGTGAACTATCTAGTACATAACCTCTCCGTAGCTACAGATTGCTACCACTATCTTGTAGTCGCAGGCTGCATGGCAGCAGGGGGACTTACCCTAGTCTCCAATATCCCAAATATCGTGGGATACCTCATCTTAAGGTCCGCATTTCCCTCATCGACAATCCATATGGGATGGTTGTTTCTCGGAGCTTTAGGCCCCTCCATAATTTCCTTGGGAGTCTTCTGGTTATTGAAAAATGTTCCAGAATTCCTCTACTGTTTTTTCAGGTAA
- a CDS encoding glycine--tRNA ligase has protein sequence MSEHPLTLQSMIATILRFWSEQGCVIHQGYDLEVGAGTFNPATFLRALGPEPYKAAYVEPSRRPQDGRYGVHPNRLQNYHQLQVILKPVPENFLSLYTESLRAIGLDLRDHDIRFIHDDWENPTIGAWGLGWEVWLNGMEITQLTYFQAIGSKPLDTISGEITYGIERIAMYLQKKTSIYDVLWNDTLTYGQITQASEKAWSEYNFDYANTEMWFKHFEDFAEEALRTLKNGLSVPAYDFVIKASHAFNILDARGTISVTERTRYIARIRQLTRLVADSYVEWRASLNYPLLSLSSTSEPKETSESVVPMISSTEDLLLEIGSEELPATFVPIGIQQLESLARQVLTDHNIVYEGLEVLGSPRRLALLVKNVAPEVVQKAFEKKGPMLTSLFSPDGDVSPQGQQFFASQGVDISHYQDLSRHASLAIRTVNGSEYLFLLHPEIRLRTADILMQELPLLIQRMKFPKKMVWDNSGVEYARPIRWLVALYGEHILPITLGTIIASRNSFGHRQLDPRKISISSPQDYVETLRQACVVVSQKERRMIIEQGLRAHSSDTISAIPLPRLIEEATFLSEHPFVSCGQFSEQFCALPKELLIAEMVNHQKYFPTHETSSGAISNFFIVVCDNSPNDTIIEGNEKALTPRLTDGEFLFKQDLQTPLTTFIEKLKSVTYFEALGSLYDKVERLKAHQRVFSTFSSLAASEDLDIAIQYCKADLVSAVVNEFPELQGIMGEYYLKHANLPTASAVAVGEHLRHITMGQKLSTIGTLLSLLDRLDNLLACFILGLKPTSSHDPYALRRQSLEVLTLVSASRLPIDLASLLDRLADHFPSTIEEKVWDKSKTIHEILEFIWGRLKTFMGSLEFRKDEIAAVLIDSATKNPIEILDTAEALQLLKEEHTEKLAVITTTHNRLKKILSSLKLSMTSSPIEVLGDRESNFKQVLDAFPGFPKETSAHAFLEYFLSLADLSNDIQDFLNTVHIANDDGAIRNLRISLLLTAMDKFSLCHWESVAV, from the coding sequence GTGTCAGAACATCCCCTCACCTTACAGTCTATGATTGCGACTATCTTACGATTTTGGAGCGAGCAAGGGTGCGTCATCCATCAAGGATACGATTTAGAAGTTGGTGCTGGAACATTCAATCCTGCAACGTTCTTACGAGCCTTAGGACCTGAGCCCTATAAGGCTGCTTATGTAGAACCTTCAAGGCGTCCGCAAGATGGTCGGTATGGCGTGCATCCGAACCGGCTACAAAACTATCATCAACTCCAGGTCATTTTAAAGCCCGTGCCTGAAAATTTTCTCTCACTCTATACGGAATCGCTACGGGCCATTGGTTTAGACCTTCGTGATCACGATATCCGTTTTATTCATGACGATTGGGAAAACCCTACCATTGGAGCTTGGGGCTTAGGTTGGGAAGTGTGGCTCAATGGGATGGAAATTACCCAGTTGACCTATTTCCAAGCCATTGGGAGTAAACCTTTGGATACTATCAGTGGGGAGATCACCTATGGCATTGAAAGAATTGCGATGTATTTGCAAAAGAAAACCTCTATTTATGATGTCTTATGGAATGACACTTTAACGTATGGACAAATTACACAAGCTTCTGAAAAAGCTTGGAGTGAATATAATTTTGACTATGCAAACACCGAGATGTGGTTTAAGCATTTCGAAGATTTCGCTGAGGAAGCTTTAAGAACTCTTAAAAATGGTCTTTCTGTTCCTGCTTATGACTTCGTGATCAAAGCGTCGCATGCTTTTAATATCCTTGATGCTCGGGGAACGATTTCTGTTACTGAGCGTACACGTTATATTGCTCGTATCCGTCAATTAACTCGTTTAGTTGCGGATAGCTATGTAGAGTGGCGTGCTTCTTTAAATTATCCTTTACTTAGTCTTTCTTCAACATCTGAGCCTAAGGAAACATCAGAATCTGTAGTTCCTATGATTTCATCTACAGAGGATCTCTTACTAGAAATTGGTTCTGAGGAACTTCCTGCGACTTTTGTTCCTATTGGAATACAACAACTAGAATCGTTAGCTCGCCAGGTTCTTACTGATCATAATATTGTTTATGAGGGGTTAGAGGTCCTTGGCTCTCCACGACGGTTGGCTTTGCTTGTTAAAAACGTAGCTCCTGAGGTCGTGCAGAAGGCTTTTGAGAAAAAAGGTCCTATGCTGACGTCTTTATTTTCTCCTGATGGAGATGTGTCTCCTCAAGGCCAGCAGTTTTTTGCTTCTCAGGGTGTGGATATTTCTCATTATCAAGATCTTTCCCGTCACGCTTCCTTAGCTATCCGTACAGTCAACGGTTCTGAATATTTATTCCTATTACATCCTGAGATAAGGTTACGAACTGCTGATATCTTAATGCAGGAACTTCCTTTATTAATTCAGAGGATGAAATTCCCTAAAAAGATGGTTTGGGATAACAGCGGAGTCGAGTATGCCCGCCCTATACGTTGGCTAGTTGCTCTTTATGGAGAACACATCTTACCAATCACTCTCGGTACTATAATAGCTTCAAGAAATTCTTTTGGTCATCGTCAATTAGATCCGAGAAAAATTTCGATTTCCTCTCCTCAAGATTATGTAGAAACCTTAAGGCAAGCGTGTGTTGTAGTTTCACAAAAAGAGCGTCGCATGATTATAGAACAAGGGCTACGAGCTCATAGTTCTGATACAATTTCTGCGATTCCTCTTCCCCGTTTAATTGAAGAAGCTACCTTCCTGTCGGAGCACCCTTTTGTCTCTTGTGGGCAATTTTCCGAGCAATTTTGTGCTTTACCGAAAGAGTTACTTATAGCTGAGATGGTAAATCACCAGAAGTATTTCCCTACCCACGAAACCTCTTCTGGAGCTATTTCTAACTTTTTTATTGTAGTTTGTGATAATTCTCCGAATGATACAATCATTGAAGGAAATGAAAAGGCACTCACTCCTCGTCTCACTGACGGAGAATTTCTTTTCAAACAAGACTTACAGACTCCTTTAACAACCTTTATTGAAAAGCTCAAGTCTGTGACATACTTTGAAGCTTTGGGTTCTTTATATGACAAGGTAGAGCGTTTAAAAGCACACCAAAGAGTGTTCTCTACTTTTTCCTCTTTAGCGGCTTCCGAGGACCTAGACATTGCCATCCAATACTGCAAAGCTGACTTAGTGTCGGCTGTCGTCAATGAATTCCCTGAACTTCAGGGGATCATGGGAGAGTATTATCTGAAGCATGCGAATCTTCCCACAGCGTCTGCGGTTGCTGTAGGAGAGCACCTACGACACATTACTATGGGTCAAAAGCTCTCAACCATAGGAACTCTTCTTTCTCTTTTAGATCGTTTGGATAACTTGCTTGCTTGCTTTATTTTAGGACTTAAGCCTACGTCATCGCATGATCCTTATGCACTACGTCGTCAATCCTTAGAAGTGTTAACACTAGTATCCGCCTCTCGGCTCCCTATAGATCTTGCTTCTCTTTTAGATCGTCTAGCGGACCATTTTCCTAGCACCATTGAAGAAAAGGTCTGGGATAAGTCCAAGACTATACACGAAATCCTTGAATTCATTTGGGGTCGGTTAAAAACATTTATGGGATCCCTAGAGTTTCGTAAGGATGAGATTGCTGCTGTTCTTATAGATTCTGCAACGAAAAATCCTATTGAGATTTTAGATACTGCTGAAGCCCTTCAGCTATTAAAGGAAGAGCATACAGAAAAATTAGCAGTGATTACGACCACTCACAATCGTTTAAAGAAGATTCTTTCCTCTTTAAAACTCTCCATGACTTCGTCCCCTATTGAAGTTCTTGGGGATCGTGAATCTAATTTTAAGCAAGTTCTTGATGCTTTCCCTGGATTTCCTAAGGAAACTTCAGCACATGCCTTTTTAGAATATTTCTTATCCCTTGCTGATCTTTCCAATGATATTCAGGATTTTCTGAATACTGTGCATATTGCTAATGATGATGGTGCAATCCGCAACTTACGGATTTCGCTATTACTTACTGCTATGGATAAGTTTTCCTTGTGTCATTGGGAATCTGTAGCTGTATAA
- the pth gene encoding aminoacyl-tRNA hydrolase, which produces MAKLIVAIGNPRHGYANTRHNAGFLLADRLVEELQGPPFKPLSKCHALMTLVESSSGPLVFIKPTTFVNLSGKAVVLAKKYFNVALSHILVLADDVNRSFGKLRLCFNGGSGGHNGLKSITASLGSNEYWQLRFGVGRPLEEGVELSNFVLGKFSEEENLQLGSIFVEASTLFTEWCSKF; this is translated from the coding sequence ATGGCTAAGCTCATTGTAGCGATAGGGAACCCTAGGCATGGGTATGCAAATACTAGACATAACGCAGGGTTCCTATTGGCTGATAGGTTAGTGGAGGAGCTCCAAGGCCCCCCATTTAAACCGTTATCAAAATGCCATGCTTTAATGACTCTCGTAGAGTCTTCTTCAGGGCCTTTGGTTTTTATTAAACCAACAACTTTTGTCAATTTAAGCGGTAAAGCCGTGGTTTTGGCTAAAAAATATTTTAATGTTGCTCTGAGTCACATTCTAGTTCTCGCTGATGATGTGAACCGTTCGTTTGGTAAACTTCGCCTTTGTTTTAACGGAGGAAGTGGGGGACACAATGGTCTTAAGAGCATTACTGCCAGCTTGGGTTCCAATGAATATTGGCAATTACGGTTCGGTGTAGGAAGACCCCTCGAAGAGGGTGTTGAGCTATCTAATTTCGTTTTAGGAAAGTTTTCTGAAGAAGAAAATCTTCAGTTGGGATCCATATTTGTTGAGGCATCTACTCTATTTACCGAGTGGTGTTCGAAATTTTAA
- a CDS encoding 50S ribosomal protein L25 — protein MELVVTSRETGKKSFLKKIRQQGGIPAVVYSAGKSLANITVDALVFKKFLSNLESGALSSTVFSLSYEGRIIKALVKDIQYQITTYDVIHLDFEELVEDRPVKLNIPIRCINAVDCIGVKLGGSLRQVIRAVRVVCKPKDIVPFLELDVRSVGLSQTRKLSDIKIPAGIETITPLKEVAITVSRR, from the coding sequence ATGGAGCTTGTAGTTACAAGTCGAGAGACTGGTAAGAAATCTTTTCTTAAGAAAATTCGTCAGCAAGGTGGAATCCCTGCTGTAGTATATTCTGCAGGCAAGAGCCTTGCGAATATCACTGTGGATGCACTTGTGTTTAAAAAGTTTTTATCGAATTTAGAAAGCGGAGCCCTATCTTCTACGGTCTTTTCTTTGTCTTATGAAGGGCGTATAATTAAAGCTCTAGTTAAAGATATCCAATATCAAATCACCACCTACGATGTAATTCACCTCGATTTTGAAGAACTCGTAGAAGATCGTCCTGTAAAGTTAAATATTCCTATCCGTTGTATCAATGCTGTAGACTGTATTGGAGTGAAACTCGGTGGATCTTTACGACAAGTGATTCGTGCCGTTCGCGTAGTATGCAAACCTAAAGATATTGTACCTTTTCTAGAACTTGATGTGCGGTCTGTTGGACTTTCTCAAACGAGAAAACTATCCGATATAAAGATCCCTGCTGGAATAGAAACAATTACACCTTTGAAAGAAGTCGCTATAACCGTCTCTAGAAGATAA
- the rpsF gene encoding 30S ribosomal protein S6, producing the protein MGKKENQLYEGAYVFSVTLSEEARRKALDKVISGITNYGGEIHKIHDQGRKKLAYTIRGAREGYYYFIYFSVSPGAITELWKEYHLNEDLLRFMTLRADSVKEVLEFASLPE; encoded by the coding sequence ATGGGAAAAAAAGAAAATCAACTTTACGAAGGCGCCTATGTGTTTAGCGTCACTCTTAGTGAAGAAGCTAGGCGCAAAGCTTTGGATAAGGTTATTTCAGGCATAACTAATTACGGCGGTGAAATTCATAAAATTCACGATCAAGGACGTAAAAAACTAGCGTATACCATTCGTGGAGCTAGAGAAGGTTACTACTATTTTATTTATTTTTCTGTCTCTCCTGGAGCCATTACAGAGCTTTGGAAAGAGTATCACTTAAATGAAGATCTACTTCGTTTCATGACTCTTAGAGCAGATTCTGTAAAAGAAGTTTTAGAATTCGCCTCTCTACCCGAATAA
- the rpsR gene encoding 30S ribosomal protein S18, which produces MNKPVHNNEHRRKRFNKKCPFVSAGWKTIDYKDVETLKKFITERGKVLPRRITGVSSRFQGVLSQAIKRARHLGLLPFVGED; this is translated from the coding sequence ATGAATAAGCCTGTTCATAATAATGAACACAGAAGGAAGCGTTTTAATAAAAAATGCCCTTTTGTTTCCGCAGGTTGGAAAACAATAGATTATAAGGATGTTGAAACCTTAAAAAAATTCATTACCGAAAGAGGTAAAGTATTACCTAGAAGAATTACAGGTGTTTCTTCCCGTTTCCAAGGCGTGCTATCCCAAGCAATCAAAAGAGCTCGCCATTTAGGGTTGTTGCCTTTTGTTGGAGAAGATTAA
- a CDS encoding 4-(cytidine 5'-diphospho)-2-C-methyl-D-erythritol kinase yields MQYFSPAKLNLFLKIWGKRFDNFHELTTLYQAIDFGDTLSLKNSMKDSLSSNVNELLSPSNLIWKSLEIFRRETQIHQPVSWHLNKSIPLQSGLGGGSSNAATALYALNEHFQTHIPITTLQLWAREIGSDVPFFFLQEQH; encoded by the coding sequence ATGCAATACTTTTCTCCCGCAAAGTTAAACCTTTTTTTAAAAATATGGGGAAAGCGTTTCGATAATTTTCACGAGCTCACAACCCTTTATCAAGCTATAGATTTTGGAGACACACTTTCTTTAAAGAATAGCATGAAGGATAGTTTGAGCAGTAATGTTAACGAATTGCTTTCCCCCTCGAATCTCATCTGGAAAAGCCTCGAAATTTTCAGAAGAGAAACACAAATTCACCAACCAGTTTCTTGGCACCTCAATAAATCTATTCCCCTCCAGTCTGGCTTAGGAGGAGGCAGTAGTAATGCAGCCACAGCCCTCTACGCTCTTAACGAGCATTTCCAAACCCATATTCCTATAACAACATTGCAACTTTGGGCTCGAGAAATCGGAAGCGATGTTCCTTTTTTTTTTCTTCAGGAACAGCATTAG
- the rplI gene encoding 50S ribosomal protein L9 — MKQQLLLLEDVDGLGRSGDLITARPGYVRNYLIPKKKAVIAGAGTLRLQAKLKEQRLIQAAADKADSERIAQALKDIVLEFQVRVDPDNNMYGSVTIADIIAEAAKKNIFLVRKNFPHAHYAIKNLGKKNIPLKLKEEVTATLLVEVTSDNEYVTVLAQGKQTEENQEG, encoded by the coding sequence ATGAAACAACAGCTACTTTTACTTGAAGATGTTGATGGATTAGGACGTAGTGGTGATTTAATTACCGCTCGCCCTGGATATGTCCGTAACTATCTTATCCCTAAGAAAAAAGCAGTGATTGCTGGTGCAGGAACTCTGCGTTTACAAGCTAAACTTAAAGAGCAACGCTTAATACAAGCAGCTGCTGATAAAGCAGATTCCGAAAGGATTGCTCAGGCTCTCAAAGATATCGTTTTGGAATTCCAAGTACGTGTTGACCCTGATAACAATATGTACGGATCTGTAACCATTGCAGATATTATTGCAGAAGCTGCTAAAAAGAATATTTTCTTGGTTCGTAAAAACTTTCCTCATGCCCACTACGCTATTAAGAATTTGGGCAAGAAAAACATTCCTTTAAAGCTAAAAGAAGAAGTAACCGCAACCTTATTGGTCGAAGTTACCTCTGACAATGAATACGTCACTGTTTTGGCTCAAGGAAAACAAACTGAGGAAAATCAAGAAGGCTAA
- the glgA gene encoding glycogen synthase GlgA: MRIVQVAVEFTPIVKVGGLGDAVASLSKELAKQNDVEVLLPHYPLISKFSSSQVLSERSFYYEFLGKQQASAISYSYEGLTLTIITLDSQIELFSTTSVYSENNVVRFSAFAAAAAAYLQEADPADIVHLHDWHVGLLAGLLKNPLNPVHSKIVFTIHNFGYRGYCSTQLLAASQIDDFHLSHYQLFRDPQTSVLMKGALYCSDYITTVSLTYVQEIINDYSDYELHDAILARNSVFSGIINGIDEDVWNPKTDPALAVQYDASLLSEPDVLFTKKEENRAVLYEKLGISSDYFPLICVISRIVEEKGPEFMKEIILHAMEHSYAFILIGTSQNEVLLNEFRNLQDCLASSPNIRLILDFNDPLARLTYAAADMICIPSHREACGLTQLIAMRYGTVPLVRKTGGLADTVIPGVNGFTFFDTNNFNEFRAMLSNAVTTYRQEPDVWLNLIESGMLRASGLDAMAKHYVNLYQSLLS, translated from the coding sequence ATGAGAATCGTACAAGTCGCTGTAGAATTCACTCCAATCGTTAAAGTAGGCGGTCTAGGCGATGCTGTAGCTAGTCTATCTAAGGAGTTAGCGAAACAAAATGATGTGGAAGTACTTCTCCCTCATTATCCTTTAATTTCCAAATTCTCTTCGTCTCAAGTTCTTTCCGAGCGTTCTTTCTATTATGAATTTTTAGGCAAGCAGCAAGCCTCTGCAATTTCTTATTCTTACGAGGGTCTTACGCTTACTATAATTACGTTGGATTCACAAATAGAGCTTTTCTCAACCACGTCCGTGTACTCTGAGAATAATGTTGTACGTTTCTCTGCTTTTGCAGCTGCAGCTGCAGCTTATCTTCAAGAAGCGGATCCTGCTGACATTGTGCACTTGCATGACTGGCATGTAGGTTTACTTGCGGGTTTATTAAAAAACCCTTTAAACCCTGTGCATTCGAAGATTGTCTTTACTATCCATAATTTTGGTTATCGAGGGTATTGTAGTACGCAGCTATTAGCAGCGTCGCAAATTGATGATTTTCATTTGAGTCACTACCAACTATTTCGCGATCCGCAAACTTCTGTTCTAATGAAGGGAGCTCTCTATTGTTCGGATTACATTACGACAGTGTCTCTTACTTATGTGCAGGAAATTATAAACGACTATTCTGATTACGAACTTCATGATGCGATTCTAGCAAGAAATTCTGTATTTTCTGGGATCATCAATGGCATTGATGAAGACGTTTGGAACCCGAAGACAGATCCTGCTTTAGCTGTACAGTACGATGCAAGCCTATTAAGCGAACCTGACGTTCTCTTTACTAAAAAAGAAGAGAACAGAGCGGTATTATATGAGAAGTTGGGGATCAGTTCAGACTATTTTCCTTTGATTTGTGTGATCTCACGCATTGTTGAGGAAAAGGGTCCTGAATTTATGAAAGAGATTATTCTCCATGCTATGGAGCACAGTTATGCCTTTATCTTGATTGGGACAAGTCAAAATGAGGTTCTTCTTAATGAGTTCCGTAACTTACAAGATTGTTTAGCGAGCTCCCCCAACATTCGTTTGATCTTGGACTTTAATGATCCTTTAGCCAGGCTAACTTATGCTGCTGCCGATATGATCTGCATCCCTTCACATAGGGAGGCTTGTGGACTTACCCAGCTGATAGCGATGCGTTATGGCACAGTTCCTTTAGTTCGTAAAACTGGAGGGCTTGCTGATACAGTGATTCCTGGGGTAAATGGTTTCACTTTCTTTGATACAAACAATTTTAATGAATTTCGGGCTATGCTTAGCAACGCTGTAACGACGTATCGTCAGGAGCCTGACGTTTGGTTGAATTTGATTGAGTCGGGAATGCTTCGGGCCTCTGGCTTAGATGCCATGGCTAAGCATTACGTAAATCTTTATCAATCTTTACTCTCATGA
- the pgsA gene encoding CDP-diacylglycerol--glycerol-3-phosphate 3-phosphatidyltransferase, which translates to MGLPNYITFSRLFITPIFMILYLKGKWFGITPVVLPYVLLALLAISELTDAIDGYVARKFSQVTDLGKLLDPMADSIYRISIYLTFTQPPVNLPLLLVFIFLARDSVISTLRTVCAFRGRVVAARASGKLKAILQGVSFFLILLVMIPHSLGLLSQNGLEIFASVTVSIIAVYSIASGIEYFWMNKNFLSQRAKTKDSEKNHESKD; encoded by the coding sequence GTGGGGCTACCTAATTACATCACTTTTTCCAGACTCTTTATTACACCGATTTTCATGATCCTGTATTTAAAAGGAAAATGGTTTGGAATCACTCCAGTAGTGTTGCCTTACGTGCTGTTAGCTCTCCTGGCAATCTCTGAGTTAACAGACGCTATCGATGGTTATGTCGCAAGAAAATTTTCACAGGTTACCGATTTAGGAAAACTCCTGGATCCTATGGCAGATAGTATCTACAGAATTTCTATCTACCTAACTTTTACACAGCCTCCAGTCAATTTACCTTTGCTTCTGGTATTCATCTTCCTAGCACGGGATTCTGTAATTAGTACTTTGCGTACTGTATGTGCTTTCCGTGGGCGTGTTGTCGCTGCAAGGGCTAGTGGGAAACTAAAAGCTATACTACAAGGAGTCAGCTTCTTCTTAATTCTTTTGGTTATGATTCCTCACTCCCTAGGACTTCTTTCTCAGAATGGATTGGAAATCTTTGCCTCAGTTACGGTTTCAATCATAGCTGTGTATTCTATAGCCTCAGGAATCGAATACTTCTGGATGAACAAAAACTTTTTATCCCAAAGAGCTAAAACAAAAGATTCAGAAAAGAATCATGAGAGTAAAGATTGA
- the rbp7 gene encoding reticulate body protein Rbp-7, with protein sequence MSYKITLPKADETTAKKVTKISEASTLIFSVLKEKASLGNVHGFCQAENSLSVEANKIISVAENTLAGCFCK encoded by the coding sequence ATGTCTTACAAGATTACACTTCCTAAAGCAGATGAAACGACTGCTAAAAAAGTAACGAAAATTTCCGAAGCTTCTACTCTTATATTCTCTGTGCTGAAGGAAAAGGCGAGTTTAGGTAATGTTCATGGATTTTGCCAAGCAGAAAACTCACTTTCTGTAGAGGCAAATAAAATCATATCTGTGGCTGAAAACACTCTAGCGGGCTGTTTTTGTAAGTAG